TAAGAAGGCGTGGGTACAGATCAATTGGGCTGAGTGTGCCAGATGTAATGACAACGGATTGGAATCGGTCAAACACAGGCTTTATGGCAAGCGAAGCATCATGACAGCTAAGCTGGAATGCCAAATCATGATTAGTATATTAACAGCTTCAATAATATCAAATACCATTgtgaatgaaaaaaaagaaaagagtagGAATCACAGGTATGCAAGAACTGGAAAAGCCATAATTTAGACCCCAGTGAGAATAAAGGCATACAATGAGAATTAAAGTCAACATGGAAGATAAATCATCTAGATGACCTCCTCAAACAGATAGATATCATGAAATTAAATATTCTGTAGAAACATATAAGGTAAAAGGaataaaaatttaccattttgacTTTCTTACACTGAACCTTCCAAACATACAGTCTCAATAACAACAGAGATTTGGGAAAAATATCATTAGCATGTAGGGACAAAACCCTTACGTTATTTCGAGATTTATGGAAGTTAGCCAAAATACTGAAACATTAGTAATTTAGAAAAGAGAAAAATAGCAAAAACCAACCTGCAAGATAGGATCTGGAATATGTGGCATTCTTTCATCAAAAGGTTCAATAATAATTGAAAATCCACGACCATAAGTGCCTACAAGAGTTGCAAAATCACATATTGTTTGGATGTGTAAGAACTCATCTGTGTCAGTAATTTCTAGAGTCAACATGAGTGAATGCAGACGATCATAACAGAACTTCAATGTTTTCTGGTCAATTCCAGCATGACTATTGATAGATGCAACAAAGCTAACTGGGCTTTCTTTCTCAACATTCTCCGTGTCTAGTCGGCCCCTTAGATACTGAACTAATCTACGTAGGACATGCAAAAAGTGCTCCGCTCGACGGATATTTCCAGGCACAGCTTCCTTTAGAATATCATCAGGCAGTGCAGGATTTGAAAGCCAGTTGTCAGTGACTGCATAAAGAAGAGAGAGAAATGATAATCTGGAACCATCATTAAATCAAGAGTCGTGCTAAAAACATCTACAAAAAAGGTTTCCATTCCACATACTAGGTAGGTTTCCTCTCAATGCCAAACCCTCTACAAGTCGGTTGTATTCAGCACGAAGTCGGCTTGCATCAGTGGCCTTGAACCTTCCTACCATGATATACaatttaaataaacatatataGAATTTCATATTGAGAAGTTTAAGGGGATGATACACTCAAGAATTAATATAAAATTGCTCCTAGGAAACTACTTGACACATACAGAAATTTCGACAGTGAAAACAAACAAGTGCAGTAAGTCCCGATGCTTCATATGTTCTAGTGCCCTACCAATCCAATTAACCATCTAGTTTAAATCAAAATGGTAAATTTCACTGACGTAATAAGAAACTAACCGAAGAGAAAGAAAACATACCTATCAATCTCTTGACTTATCCTATTAAGATTCCTTGTAGCTCCTTCAAGTGTCTGTCTCCTAACACTAACACTAAGTGCTTCAATACACACATTGTCAATATTATGGGCCTCATCAAACACCACAACAGACTCCTTCTGCATTTCCTTTGATATGATCCCAGCCACCTTTGGATCAAGTAAATACTGATAACTATAAACGACCACATTAGCAAACTGTACCATATGTCTCGCCAAAAAATACGGACACCACCCTTTCTCCTTCCCAAACACCCTCAAGTCCTACAAAGACAATGCCAAATACAGAGAGCATAAAAATATAACATCGGTTAAAACATAATTAGACTACATAAATGCAAAATTGTTCCTTTTGTTATCTAAAAGAATTATTTGTTGTTTCACTTCTAAGAAGCAATTCTTCAAATAAATTGTTTGTTTTGTAATTGTCGCACATTTTGCTCTATACTTCCCTAAGCAAACAACGAAATGGTACTTTAAATATTCTTCAAGACTCAGTTTTCACAattgaaacatataattcaaataatgcATTTaccatttataatataatttatgaaaaaaatacaaaatttgaaTACCTGAAGGGTATAAACTCCAGGTGGCACCACGGCGGCAGAAGCAGCCCTCTCATAATTCTCAAAAAATTGGCATGTAGGCACATTGGGATTCTCCGCAGCCATAGCTCGAACCCAACTGGCCGTCAATTTCCTACACCCAGCATCCACCGAATCCCGGTTCTCGGCCGCTAAAACGGTAGGGTTGACGCACAAGTTCTTCCTCGAAGAAAGCCCAATGGCAAGAATCCTAGCTTGGGGACCCAAGTGTTTAATCTGATAATTGTGCAAAAGCTTCAATTCGGCAAGGGTTTTTTCCATCTCATGGACAGTGCGAGTACAGTAAATGAGCTTGATGGGGGTCTGGGGTTTGGAGAGGGAGTAGCTGGTGATGAGAGAGAGTAAGGCGATGGTTTTGCCGGTGCCGGTGGGCATTTCGAGAAGGCAATGGCCTTTGGCGTCTAAGGCTCGTTTTAGTTCGATCATGTAAGAGTATTGCTCGGGGTAGATGTAGTCATAGGGGAAGTAGACTGTAACGTCTTCGATTTGGAACTTCATGGTCCTTTTATTTTCTGGGATTTAATTTGTTTCAAGCGGGATTTATAAATGATGCAGAGAAAGTAGGGTTTAGAGATTGCAGAGAGAAGAGGGTGCTCGCTTGACTGTTGGTTGATTTTGCTAGAACTTGAACCGCCCTTCCGTATTTCACCTTTTTCTTGCTAAAACAGATAATAATAAACTGCGGTGGACCAATTGCTGGCCCGATCCCTCATATACTAGAAATGGTATCGACAAACTTCACTGCACTTGACTTCCAACCAAGTCATCTATATTTGATTTGACTCCAAGGTTTCAACAACCCCTCCGTATTTGAGTTCATCAATTGGGAAAATCCATTTTCTAATCCAATTTAATCTCTCTTTTCAAAACAACAAATGAGCTGGGCTGTGGAATTGGCTGCTTTGTTTGTCCACTCCACATCCTACAAAATGGATGGGAAATGGTGTCATTTTGAATTTTGCTTTTGAGGTTACTTAGCAGTTTCCCTAGCGATGATGTGTCTGTTTGTTTCATCAACACCCATTGCTTGTTTGCTGCATGGATTTTCGACCTCAAACCTGTCTATAAATTATTTCAGCATGGGGCTGTACCTAATCTTTCTACTAATAACTTACTTGCCTTTTATTTAaagttttctcttcttttcctGTTTCCATTCCAAAAGTGGGCCTTTGGTCGAGGCCTAGTTTGGGCTTTCCAGCCCAAAAATAGATTACAAAACTTGACCCCTTCATTTGCTCTCTAACTCATATAAGAACTAGATGGATGCTCTCTTTTTTTCCTTGTTTATATGGTTGAAGTGAAAATGAAAAACTCTTAAAATAAGAATCTATGTTGCCATTCACATCCACTATGCTTAATAAGAATGTTAAATTGGTAGCCCCATTGGCATTTCATTACCCACTTGAGCCACATGCACCATGGTTTGTCATTGCTACGGTTTTTATTCATTTACTAatattctttctcttttcttttctttttttttctctgcaTTATCAACTACATAACCTTTCTCTTTCATCACCTCAAAATGAAAACAACTATATATATCCACTAAATTAAGTAGTGGTATTAATTTCTTGTTGTCTATTATCCTATAAAAGTTTCACACAATCTTAATTATAAGCTTCacataaattaaaagaaatagctATCACATCCATCAACAACAttcaacacacacacacacacttcaCTAACAATCACACACATATGTGTAAACATATCTTAATAGTTGGTATTATATCTATATCATTCAGTATTCATCAATATATATACTTTTCGATTCTAAACAATtatcaaataatttttattttggttaaaattttatagtGTTTTGGCGATAtcaatttattaaattagttcaAAA
This is a stretch of genomic DNA from Gossypium arboreum isolate Shixiya-1 chromosome 11, ASM2569848v2, whole genome shotgun sequence. It encodes these proteins:
- the LOC108473677 gene encoding general transcription and DNA repair factor IIH helicase subunit XPD is translated as MKFQIEDVTVYFPYDYIYPEQYSYMIELKRALDAKGHCLLEMPTGTGKTIALLSLITSYSLSKPQTPIKLIYCTRTVHEMEKTLAELKLLHNYQIKHLGPQARILAIGLSSRKNLCVNPTVLAAENRDSVDAGCRKLTASWVRAMAAENPNVPTCQFFENYERAASAAVVPPGVYTLQDLRVFGKEKGWCPYFLARHMVQFANVVVYSYQYLLDPKVAGIISKEMQKESVVVFDEAHNIDNVCIEALSVSVRRQTLEGATRNLNRISQEIDRFKATDASRLRAEYNRLVEGLALRGNLPITDNWLSNPALPDDILKEAVPGNIRRAEHFLHVLRRLVQYLRGRLDTENVEKESPVSFVASINSHAGIDQKTLKFCYDRLHSLMLTLEITDTDEFLHIQTICDFATLVGTYGRGFSIIIEPFDERMPHIPDPILQLSCHDASLAIKPVFDRFQSVVITSGTLSPIDLYPRLLNFHPVVSRSFTMSLTRDCICPMVLTRGSDQLPVSTKFDMRSDPGVVRNYGKLLLEMVSVVPDGIVCFFVSYSYMDGIINTWNDSGILKEIMQHKLVFIETQDVVETTLALDNYRRACDCGRGAVFFSVARGKVAEGIDFDRHYGRLVIMFGVPFQYTLSKILLARLEYLRDTFQIKEGDFLTFDALRQAAQCVGRVIRSKADYGMMIFADKRYSRHDKRSKLPSWILSHLRDVNLNLSTDMALHIAKEFLRKMAQPYEKIGGSGRKTLLSEEDLEKMGDGGMDEMLY